A genomic region of Oncorhynchus mykiss isolate Arlee chromosome 4, USDA_OmykA_1.1, whole genome shotgun sequence contains the following coding sequences:
- the LOC110522183 gene encoding hairy/enhancer-of-split related with YRPW motif protein 2, giving the protein MKRPCDDSTSDSDMDETIDVGSENNYSGHSNGSFIRCGSPTTTTQVMARKKRRGIIEKRRRDRINNSLSELRRLVPTAFEKQGSAKLEKAEILQMTVDHLKMLQTTGGKGYFDAHSLAMDFMSVGFRECLTEVARYLSSVEGLDSIDPLRVRLVSHLSTCASQREAAAMTSSMAHHQQVLPPHHWAAAFHPLPTAFLQQSGLPSSDSATSRLSVEVPQRGSALLTATFAHTDSSHRAPSNGSVAPCVPPLSTSLLSLSATVHAAAAAAAAQTFPLSFPGGFPIFTPHSVSSTASMVASAVCPSISTTSTSQQSRDREGSSKPYRPWGTEVGAF; this is encoded by the exons ATGAAAAGGCCTTGTGATGACAGTACTTCTGACAGCGACATGGATGAAACTATTGATGTCGGCAGTGAGAATAATTATTCTGG GCACAGCAATGGATCATTTATTAGATGTGGctccccaacaacaacaacccaAGTTATGGCAAGAAAAAAACGAAGAGGG ATCATCGAGAAGAGACGGAGAGATCGAATCAATAATAGTTTATCAGAGTTACGTCGACTTGTTCCAACTGCATTTGAAAAACAA GGTTCTGCCAAATTAGAGAAAGCAGAAATATTGCAGATGACAGTGGATCACCTAAAGATGCTGCAGACCACTGGCGGTAAAG GGTATTTTGATGCCCATTCCCTGGCTATGGACTTCATGAGCGTGGGCTTCAGGGAGTGTCTGACGGAGGTAGCCAGGTACCTGAGCTCTGTGGAGGGATTAGACAGCATTGACCCCCTGCGCGTGCGCCTGGTCTCCCACCTCAGCACCTGCGCGTCTCAGAGGGAGGCAGCTGCCATGACCTCATCCATGGCACACCACCAGCAGGTGCTCCCCCCTCACCACTGGGCCGCAGCCTTCCACCCCCTCCCCACCGCCTTCCTCCAACAGAGTGGACTGCCCTCCTCAGACAGCGCCACCAGCAGACTGTCTGTGGAGGTGCCCCAGCGCGGCTCGGCCCTACTAACAGCCACCTTCGCCCACACTGACTCTTCTCACAGGGCGCCCTCTAATGGCAGCGTGGCACCCTGCGTCCCCccactctccacctccctcctgtCGCTCTCGGCAACCGTTCACGCGGCGGCCGCTGCTGCCGCGGCCCAGACTTTCCCCCTGTCCTTTCCCGGAGGATTCCCCATCTTCACACCTCACAGTGTGAGCAGCACAGCGTCTATGGTAGCTTCAGCTGTGTGCCCCTCCATTTCCACCACATCCACTTCACAGCAGAGCAGAGACCGAGAGGGCAGCAGCAAACCATACAGACCTTGGGGAACAGAAGTGGGAGCCTTTTAA